One window of the Nocardia huaxiensis genome contains the following:
- a CDS encoding ArsR/SmtB family transcription factor has product MPGMQRPLYQMKADFFKTLGHPVRIRVLELLSEREHAVSEMLDEVGVEAANLSQQLSILRRAGLVSARREGLSVTYELTSPQVAELLATARAILTGVVAGQAEALTSPA; this is encoded by the coding sequence ATGCCTGGAATGCAGCGTCCGCTCTATCAAATGAAGGCCGACTTCTTCAAGACTCTCGGCCATCCCGTGCGCATCCGGGTGTTGGAGCTGCTCAGTGAACGTGAGCACGCCGTCTCGGAGATGCTCGACGAGGTCGGGGTGGAGGCCGCGAATCTCTCGCAGCAGCTGTCGATTCTGCGTCGCGCGGGCCTGGTCTCGGCGCGGCGTGAAGGGCTCTCGGTGACCTACGAGCTGACCTCGCCGCAGGTGGCGGAACTGCTCGCCACCGCGCGCGCTATCTTGACCGGAGTCGTCGCCGGGCAGGCCGAAGCGCTGACCAGCCCCGCCTGA
- a CDS encoding phosphoenolpyruvate carboxykinase (GTP), producing the protein MTDSLTAAPAPTDHEGLLSWVAEIAELTAPEAIVFCDGSRAEWDRLTEGLVAKGTFVPLRGKPNSFWCASDPEDVARVEDRTYICSENQADAGPTNNWVDPVDMRTVMTEHYRGSMAGRTMYVIAFCMGPLDAADPKFGVQITDSEYVAVSMQIMTRSGAPVWEKLTEGTEFVKCLHSVGAPLATGQQDVAWPCDKTKYISHFPERREIWSYGSGYGGNALLGKKCFALRIASVLGRDEGWLAEHMLILKLTSPQDKTHYIAAAFPSSCGKTNLAMLEPALPGWKAETVGDDIAWLRFGADGRLYAVNPEAGFFGVAPGTGAKTNPNAIATIAAGNSIFTNTALTDDKDVWWEGLTEQPPAHLIDWRGQDWTPSSETPAAHPNSRYCTPIDQCPSVAPEWNDPRGVPISAIFFGGRRASTIPLVAESFDWAHGVFTASVLSSETTAAATGAVGVVRRDPMAMLPFLGYHVGDYFAHWLSMAEREGAQLPKIFQVNWFRRSADGKFLWPGFGDNVRVLKWALDRLDGSAEAIETPIGYVPTAEALDLDGLGSGYRDLASAALAFDVDEWVREIASIDDWYATIGGNRLPEALREQLAALKLRLAQAL; encoded by the coding sequence GTGACCGATAGCCTCACCGCCGCGCCCGCACCCACCGACCACGAGGGCCTGCTGTCCTGGGTCGCCGAGATCGCCGAACTCACCGCGCCCGAGGCGATCGTGTTCTGTGACGGCTCCCGTGCGGAGTGGGATCGTTTGACCGAGGGGCTGGTCGCCAAGGGCACCTTCGTGCCGTTGCGGGGCAAGCCGAACTCCTTCTGGTGCGCCTCGGATCCCGAGGACGTGGCGCGGGTGGAGGACCGCACCTACATCTGCTCGGAGAACCAGGCCGACGCCGGGCCGACCAACAACTGGGTGGATCCGGTCGACATGCGCACGGTCATGACCGAGCACTACCGGGGCTCGATGGCCGGGCGGACCATGTACGTGATCGCCTTCTGCATGGGGCCTCTGGACGCGGCCGACCCGAAATTCGGTGTGCAGATCACCGATTCGGAGTACGTGGCGGTGTCGATGCAGATCATGACGCGGTCCGGCGCACCCGTGTGGGAAAAGCTCACCGAAGGCACGGAATTCGTGAAGTGCCTGCACTCGGTGGGTGCGCCGCTGGCCACCGGGCAGCAGGATGTGGCCTGGCCGTGCGACAAGACCAAGTACATCTCGCACTTCCCGGAGCGCCGCGAGATCTGGTCCTACGGTTCGGGTTACGGTGGCAACGCCCTGCTGGGCAAGAAGTGCTTCGCGCTGCGCATCGCCTCGGTGCTGGGCCGGGACGAAGGCTGGCTGGCCGAGCACATGCTCATCCTGAAACTGACGTCGCCGCAGGACAAGACGCACTACATCGCGGCCGCGTTCCCGTCCTCGTGCGGCAAGACGAACCTGGCCATGCTCGAGCCGGCGCTGCCGGGCTGGAAGGCCGAGACGGTGGGCGACGATATCGCCTGGTTGCGTTTCGGCGCCGACGGGCGGCTGTACGCGGTGAACCCGGAGGCCGGATTCTTCGGTGTGGCGCCGGGAACCGGCGCCAAGACCAATCCGAACGCCATCGCCACCATCGCGGCGGGCAACTCCATCTTCACCAATACCGCGCTCACCGATGACAAGGACGTCTGGTGGGAGGGGCTCACCGAGCAGCCGCCCGCGCATCTGATCGACTGGCGCGGCCAGGACTGGACGCCCTCCTCGGAAACCCCTGCCGCGCACCCGAATTCGCGTTACTGCACCCCGATCGACCAGTGCCCCTCGGTGGCGCCGGAGTGGAACGATCCGCGGGGCGTGCCGATTTCGGCGATCTTCTTCGGCGGGCGGCGTGCCTCCACCATTCCGCTGGTCGCCGAATCCTTCGACTGGGCGCACGGGGTGTTCACCGCGTCGGTGCTGTCCTCGGAGACCACGGCGGCGGCCACGGGCGCGGTGGGCGTGGTGCGCCGCGACCCGATGGCCATGCTGCCCTTCCTCGGCTATCACGTCGGCGACTACTTCGCGCACTGGCTGTCCATGGCCGAGCGGGAGGGCGCCCAGCTGCCGAAGATCTTCCAGGTCAACTGGTTCCGGCGCAGTGCGGACGGCAAGTTCCTGTGGCCGGGATTCGGGGACAATGTCCGGGTGCTGAAGTGGGCCCTGGATCGTCTGGACGGCTCGGCGGAAGCGATCGAGACCCCGATCGGCTACGTGCCGACCGCCGAGGCGCTCGACCTCGATGGGCTCGGCTCCGGATATCGGGATCTCGCCTCTGCCGCACTGGCTTTCGATGTCGACGAGTGGGTGCGCGAGATCGCCTCCATTGACGACTGGTATGCCACCATCGGCGGCAACCGGCTGCCCGAGGCGCTGCGCGAGCAGCTCGCCGCCTTGAAATTGCGTCTGGCCCAGGCGCTCTGA
- a CDS encoding SulP family inorganic anion transporter, producing the protein MRALLPVWSDWRPALRAPGADLLSGLIVALVALPLALGFGISSGLGAAAGLATAVIAGAVAAIFGGSRFQVSGPTGAMTVVLVPIFHQHGSGGVLAVGLMAGLALVVLAVAGVGRAVRYMPAPVIEGFTAGIAVVIALQQFPSALGIADAEGEKVWQVAFDAVRQYVSDPDALPVATALLVAAVLLIGGRYLPRLPFALVAVAVATMVAVAFGLPLASIGAIPAGLQAPTLEFVHLGELGGLVAPALAVAALAALESLLSATAADAMAVGTRHNPDRELFGQGLANIAAPMFGGVPATGAIARTAVNVRSGARTRLAALTHALVLAAIIYLAAPLVAHIPLAALAGVLLATTVRMVETASLAAIARASRGDAAIMGITFLVTVALDLVTAVAVGVGIAVVLALRAVAKEARLHQIPLDDADHLAEEHQLLDEHIVAYRLDGPLFFAAAHRFLLELAEVSNVHVVILRMSHITALDTTGALVLKDAISKLEHRHIVVLMSGLREDHRRRLEAVGALPAGGSAHLLTHTPDAITRARELVPALSGSPLGRA; encoded by the coding sequence ATGCGAGCGCTGCTGCCGGTCTGGTCGGACTGGCGTCCGGCCCTGCGCGCCCCGGGCGCGGATCTGCTATCGGGTCTGATCGTCGCGCTGGTCGCCCTGCCGCTGGCGCTGGGGTTCGGCATCTCCTCCGGCCTCGGCGCGGCGGCGGGCTTGGCGACCGCCGTGATCGCGGGCGCGGTGGCGGCGATCTTCGGCGGCTCGCGCTTTCAGGTGTCCGGGCCGACGGGTGCGATGACCGTCGTGCTCGTACCGATCTTCCACCAGCATGGATCGGGCGGGGTGCTGGCCGTGGGGCTGATGGCCGGCCTCGCGCTGGTGGTGCTCGCGGTCGCCGGGGTGGGCAGGGCGGTTCGATACATGCCCGCCCCGGTGATCGAGGGTTTCACCGCGGGAATCGCGGTGGTCATTGCGTTGCAACAGTTCCCGTCGGCGCTCGGGATCGCCGATGCGGAGGGCGAGAAGGTGTGGCAGGTCGCCTTCGACGCGGTGCGCCAATATGTTTCGGATCCCGATGCGCTGCCGGTGGCGACCGCGCTGCTCGTGGCGGCGGTCCTGCTCATCGGTGGCCGGTATCTGCCGCGGCTGCCCTTCGCGCTCGTCGCGGTCGCCGTGGCCACGATGGTGGCGGTGGCGTTCGGCCTGCCGCTGGCCAGCATCGGCGCGATTCCGGCCGGATTGCAGGCTCCGACACTGGAATTCGTTCATCTCGGTGAGCTGGGTGGATTGGTCGCGCCCGCGCTGGCCGTCGCGGCGCTGGCGGCCCTGGAATCGCTGCTGTCGGCCACCGCCGCCGACGCCATGGCGGTGGGCACCCGCCACAATCCCGACCGTGAGCTGTTCGGGCAGGGTTTGGCGAATATCGCCGCACCGATGTTCGGCGGCGTCCCCGCGACGGGAGCCATCGCCCGCACGGCGGTGAACGTCCGCTCCGGCGCGCGCACCCGGCTGGCCGCGCTCACGCACGCACTGGTGCTGGCCGCGATCATCTACCTGGCCGCGCCGCTGGTCGCCCATATTCCCTTGGCGGCCTTGGCCGGAGTACTGCTGGCCACCACGGTGCGCATGGTCGAGACGGCCTCCCTCGCCGCGATCGCGCGTGCGTCGCGGGGCGACGCCGCCATCATGGGCATCACCTTCCTGGTGACGGTCGCCCTGGATCTGGTCACCGCGGTCGCTGTCGGCGTCGGCATCGCCGTCGTGCTCGCCCTGCGCGCGGTGGCGAAAGAAGCTCGCCTGCACCAGATTCCACTCGACGACGCCGACCATCTGGCCGAGGAGCACCAGCTGCTCGACGAGCACATCGTCGCCTACCGCCTGGACGGCCCGCTGTTCTTCGCCGCCGCTCACCGCTTCCTGCTGGAGTTGGCGGAGGTCTCGAATGTGCACGTCGTCATCCTCCGCATGTCCCACATCACCGCCCTCGACACCACCGGCGCGCTGGTTCTCAAGGACGCCATCAGCAAACTCGAACACCGGCACATCGTCGTGCTCATGTCCGGTCTGCGCGAGGACCACCGCCGTCGGCTCGAAGCGGTCGGGGCGCTCCCGGCAGGTGGTTCCGCTCACCTGCTCACCCATACCCCCGATGCCATCACTCGCGCGCGTGAGCTGGTGCCCGCCCTCTCGGGCAGTCCGCTGGGCCGCGCCTGA
- a CDS encoding dienelactone hydrolase family protein yields the protein MHFITEQRLDHNILEREFTVGEIPGILWTPASASEQLPLILVSPPPLGLRRMYPRLLARVRHSAAEGYAVATIELPWCGDRPRSAAADQTRADLRRALAAGGPIADDLIDRLILPLVDQAVPEWQTTLDALLTLPEITGPVGYSGGVISIGTRLAAVDPRIAAAVLFAGSFVPRTILEEARHVTIPLHVLLQWDDEGNDRHRSLALFDAFASKTKTLHANMGGHTGVPQYAGEEASRFFNRHLK from the coding sequence GTGCACTTCATTACCGAACAGCGCCTCGACCACAACATTCTCGAGCGGGAATTCACCGTCGGCGAGATTCCCGGCATCCTGTGGACGCCCGCCTCCGCGTCCGAGCAGTTGCCGTTGATCCTGGTCAGCCCGCCTCCCCTCGGACTGCGCAGAATGTACCCGCGACTGCTGGCCAGGGTCCGCCATTCCGCGGCGGAAGGCTACGCCGTGGCCACCATCGAACTCCCGTGGTGCGGTGACCGTCCCCGTTCCGCCGCAGCCGATCAGACCCGCGCCGACCTGCGCCGCGCGCTGGCCGCAGGCGGCCCGATCGCCGACGATCTCATCGACCGCCTCATCCTCCCGCTGGTCGACCAGGCGGTCCCGGAATGGCAGACCACCCTCGACGCCCTCCTCACGCTGCCCGAAATCACCGGCCCGGTGGGCTATTCAGGCGGTGTGATCTCCATCGGCACCCGCCTGGCAGCAGTCGACCCGCGCATCGCCGCCGCGGTCCTGTTCGCCGGCAGCTTCGTCCCCCGCACCATCCTCGAAGAGGCCCGCCACGTCACCATCCCCCTTCATGTCCTACTCCAATGGGACGACGAAGGAAACGACCGCCACCGCTCCCTGGCCCTCTTCGACGCCTTCGCCTCCAAGACGAAAACCTTGCACGCCAATATGGGCGGCCACACCGGCGTCCCCCAGTACGCCGGCGAGGAAGCAAGCCGCTTCTTCAACCGGCACCTGAAGTAG
- a CDS encoding trans-sulfuration enzyme family protein gives MMRDLDPSTVVVHAGRPARVADAPMGGSPVFTSTYVAGGEVGYGRFGNEAWAAFEETLGALEGGRCLSFASGMAAAAAVCDLVPVGGRVVAPQHAYNGVLALLDQQVAAGRLSLDRVSVVDTAAVSAAVAGADLLWLESPTNPAMEVADLPALAAAGRRAGATVVVDNTFATPLLQQPLSMGADIVVHSATKFIAGHSDVVLGAVVTKTDEHWSALELRRRSQGAIPGPMEAWLALRGFRTLALRLERAQSNAAFLAARLLEHPRVSRVRYPGLPEDPGHARAAAQMSGFGAILAFELGGDADGAQHVCESTNLWVHATSLGGVESTLERRRRWPIEVPTIPTDLIRLSVGIEHPDDLWADLAQALKS, from the coding sequence ATGATGCGTGATCTGGATCCCTCCACTGTTGTCGTGCATGCCGGGCGGCCCGCTCGGGTCGCGGATGCGCCGATGGGTGGGTCGCCGGTGTTCACCTCGACCTATGTGGCGGGTGGGGAGGTGGGTTATGGGCGCTTCGGGAATGAGGCGTGGGCGGCGTTCGAGGAGACGCTGGGCGCTTTGGAGGGTGGACGGTGTTTGAGCTTCGCCTCGGGGATGGCGGCTGCTGCCGCGGTCTGTGATCTGGTGCCGGTCGGGGGTCGGGTTGTCGCGCCGCAGCATGCCTACAACGGGGTGCTGGCGCTGCTGGATCAGCAGGTGGCCGCGGGACGGCTCAGCCTCGACCGGGTGAGTGTTGTCGATACCGCGGCGGTCTCGGCCGCGGTCGCCGGTGCGGATCTGTTGTGGCTCGAGTCGCCGACGAATCCGGCGATGGAGGTTGCGGATCTTCCAGCGCTCGCGGCGGCGGGGCGTCGCGCGGGTGCCACGGTGGTCGTGGACAACACGTTTGCCACGCCGCTGCTCCAGCAGCCGCTGTCCATGGGCGCCGACATCGTGGTGCACTCTGCGACGAAGTTCATCGCGGGTCATTCGGATGTGGTGCTCGGTGCTGTCGTCACCAAGACGGATGAGCATTGGTCGGCCCTGGAGTTGCGCCGGAGAAGTCAAGGCGCGATACCGGGCCCGATGGAGGCTTGGCTGGCGTTGCGCGGATTCCGCACGCTCGCACTGCGACTGGAGCGCGCCCAGTCGAACGCCGCGTTCCTGGCGGCGCGACTGCTCGAGCACCCGCGGGTGAGCCGAGTTCGTTACCCCGGGCTGCCTGAGGACCCGGGCCACGCCCGAGCAGCCGCTCAGATGTCCGGTTTCGGCGCCATTCTCGCCTTCGAACTCGGCGGCGACGCGGACGGCGCCCAGCACGTGTGCGAGAGCACCAACCTCTGGGTCCACGCCACCAGCCTCGGCGGCGTCGAGTCCACGCTCGAACGCCGCCGTCGCTGGCCCATCGAAGTCCCGACCATCCCCACGGACCTCATCCGCCTGTCGGTCGGCATCGAACACCCGGATGACCTGTGGGCCGACTTGGCGCAGGCCCTGAAGTCCTAG
- a CDS encoding helix-turn-helix domain-containing protein, with protein sequence MAGTTVSRRAFGKFLLEMREKSGKSPLSAGLCIEVSRMTIRRLEDGELTKITTPQLEKLLEFYGAEPESRREALELWGEVRDQAKVARLHGNSKGYWHGYADQYASHLPHLLRLEASADHITTHQLVLVPGLLQTAGYRRAIARIDDPEMTVVNQERRIELSERRQTKLNEEGFVFEALLSEAVLRHLPGGETVMAEQLRWLCAVGERDNISIRLIPFAVGSHRGLTILSFTLLSFPRRAKGPIEPPVVYLERPLGGGDYNDRHEVVEKYQKAISSLREVALDEADTRNMLARLAKECAP encoded by the coding sequence ATGGCTGGGACTACGGTCTCGCGCAGAGCATTTGGAAAGTTCTTGCTCGAAATGCGAGAGAAGTCGGGGAAGTCGCCACTTTCGGCAGGGCTGTGCATCGAGGTCTCACGGATGACCATTCGGAGGCTGGAAGACGGGGAGCTCACGAAGATCACCACGCCGCAGCTCGAGAAGTTGCTCGAGTTCTATGGCGCGGAGCCGGAGAGCCGCAGGGAGGCTCTGGAGCTGTGGGGTGAAGTCCGAGATCAGGCGAAAGTGGCCAGGTTGCACGGTAATTCGAAGGGGTACTGGCACGGGTACGCCGATCAGTACGCGTCGCATCTGCCGCACTTGCTGCGGTTGGAGGCGTCCGCCGATCACATCACGACTCACCAGTTGGTACTGGTGCCCGGACTGTTGCAGACGGCCGGATACCGGCGTGCGATCGCACGGATCGACGATCCCGAAATGACCGTCGTCAATCAGGAACGCAGGATCGAGTTGAGCGAGCGCCGCCAAACCAAGCTCAACGAAGAGGGGTTCGTGTTCGAGGCACTTCTCTCCGAGGCCGTATTGCGTCATCTTCCCGGCGGCGAGACCGTGATGGCCGAGCAGCTTCGGTGGTTGTGCGCAGTGGGAGAACGCGACAACATCAGCATTCGGCTGATTCCTTTCGCAGTTGGTTCCCACCGGGGCCTGACCATTCTCAGCTTCACCCTGCTGTCCTTCCCCCGTCGCGCCAAAGGACCGATCGAACCGCCCGTTGTCTATCTCGAACGGCCGTTGGGCGGTGGGGATTACAACGATCGCCACGAAGTGGTCGAGAAGTACCAGAAAGCGATCTCCTCCTTGCGAGAGGTAGCTTTGGATGAGGCCGACACACGAAACATGTTGGCGCGATTGGCGAAGGAGTGCGCGCCGTGA
- a CDS encoding DUF397 domain-containing protein, which translates to MTHDAPTGEWFKSSWSEASNACVEVRFDEGSVRVRDSKRPGGPELRFDSHAWDSFLASGVWRR; encoded by the coding sequence GTGACCCACGATGCGCCCACGGGCGAATGGTTCAAGTCGAGTTGGAGTGAGGCATCCAACGCTTGCGTCGAAGTGAGGTTCGACGAGGGCTCGGTGCGGGTCCGCGATTCGAAGCGCCCTGGCGGGCCTGAGCTGCGCTTCGACTCGCACGCGTGGGATTCGTTCCTGGCCAGTGGCGTGTGGAGGCGTTGA
- a CDS encoding PQQ-binding-like beta-propeller repeat protein has product MTTDAVEAIGPYRVIGRLGSGGMGDVLLGRSPGGRQVAIKVVHRHLARDNEFRARFAREIQAARAVGGFYTAAVVDADWEAPQPWFATEYIAGLSLKQLVTDFGPLPESSVEELAAGIVEALAAIHAAGVTHRDLTPGNVLLTESGPRVIDFGIAKLVAETQQVTATGALIGTPGYMSPEHVLGGDVGPAGDVFSLGSVLTLAATGHGPFEDKTTAMVLSRVAYSAPNLTGLREGRLYRIILACLDKDAEARPGTAALLEALRDHRAGPSNHWLPQPMMQALATPPPVEPVGRERKTSRRAILTAAAVGVTALAGAAVATKLIADRSDVKEAAAERKPGGTLLWKADIGTFVDKTYSPEPPAVDGTSVYAGSIDGSVYAVDIATGAIRWKGVMQQQLSHGPVYADGRVFATNSARGIFAFDAATGAELWENSEISSAIAASGGLVFGSVSSTRENGIVAFDVATGARRWTALADAKVDVVPIYAADGAVVTVTGAHEVCLLDAATGAVRWQMSDPKDEIYGLSTPVISGGAVYVSSSNVFRALDVATGAEKWRFRFGGSSTVVRGDTVFVQGDSRAYAFDAADGTVRWLYRTDDTLSRTLAVGEDSVYCIAAKQVLALDIASGEQRWAYGTPDTLGAVTFGSGAIYVGGNDRNLYAISA; this is encoded by the coding sequence GTGACCACCGACGCGGTGGAGGCGATCGGCCCGTACCGGGTGATCGGACGCCTCGGATCCGGCGGAATGGGTGATGTGCTGCTCGGCCGCTCACCGGGCGGGCGGCAGGTCGCCATCAAGGTCGTGCATCGGCATCTGGCCCGCGACAACGAGTTTCGGGCCCGGTTCGCGCGCGAGATCCAGGCCGCCCGCGCCGTCGGCGGCTTCTACACCGCGGCCGTCGTCGACGCCGATTGGGAAGCGCCGCAACCGTGGTTCGCCACCGAATACATTGCGGGACTGTCGTTGAAGCAGCTCGTCACCGACTTCGGCCCGCTGCCGGAATCCTCGGTGGAGGAGCTGGCGGCCGGAATCGTCGAGGCGCTGGCGGCCATTCACGCGGCGGGCGTCACGCACCGGGATCTCACCCCAGGAAATGTGCTGCTCACCGAATCCGGTCCGCGCGTCATCGATTTCGGCATCGCCAAGCTGGTGGCGGAGACCCAGCAGGTCACCGCGACCGGCGCGCTCATCGGCACGCCCGGCTACATGTCGCCGGAGCATGTCCTCGGCGGCGACGTAGGTCCCGCCGGAGATGTGTTCTCCCTCGGTTCGGTGCTCACTCTGGCCGCCACCGGGCACGGACCGTTCGAGGACAAGACCACGGCGATGGTGCTGAGCCGGGTGGCCTACTCCGCGCCGAACCTGACCGGACTGCGGGAAGGGCGGCTGTACCGAATCATCCTGGCCTGCTTGGACAAAGACGCCGAAGCGCGCCCCGGGACGGCGGCGCTGCTGGAGGCGCTGCGCGACCACCGCGCGGGCCCGTCGAATCACTGGCTGCCGCAACCGATGATGCAGGCACTCGCCACCCCGCCGCCCGTCGAACCGGTTGGGCGGGAACGAAAGACGAGCCGCCGCGCGATCCTGACCGCTGCCGCCGTCGGTGTGACGGCCTTGGCGGGAGCCGCCGTCGCCACCAAGCTCATCGCCGACCGCTCGGACGTGAAAGAGGCTGCCGCGGAGCGTAAGCCGGGCGGCACCCTGCTGTGGAAGGCCGACATCGGGACCTTCGTCGACAAGACGTACTCGCCGGAGCCGCCCGCGGTGGACGGCACGTCGGTCTACGCCGGGAGCATCGATGGTTCGGTGTACGCGGTCGATATCGCCACCGGCGCGATCCGCTGGAAAGGCGTTATGCAGCAGCAGCTCTCGCACGGACCGGTGTACGCCGACGGCAGGGTGTTCGCGACCAATTCCGCGCGCGGGATCTTCGCCTTCGACGCCGCGACGGGCGCCGAGCTGTGGGAGAACTCGGAGATCAGCAGCGCCATCGCCGCCTCTGGCGGCTTGGTGTTCGGCTCGGTGTCCTCCACCCGTGAGAACGGGATCGTCGCCTTCGATGTCGCGACGGGGGCGCGGCGGTGGACGGCGCTCGCCGACGCGAAGGTCGATGTGGTGCCGATCTACGCCGCGGACGGTGCCGTGGTCACGGTGACCGGCGCACACGAGGTGTGCCTGCTGGACGCCGCCACGGGCGCGGTGCGCTGGCAGATGAGCGACCCGAAAGACGAGATCTACGGTCTGAGCACCCCGGTGATTTCCGGTGGCGCGGTGTACGTTTCGAGTTCGAACGTCTTCCGCGCGCTGGATGTGGCGACCGGTGCGGAGAAGTGGCGGTTTCGCTTCGGCGGTTCGTCGACGGTGGTGCGCGGCGACACGGTGTTCGTCCAGGGCGACTCTCGCGCCTACGCCTTCGATGCCGCCGACGGCACGGTGCGCTGGCTGTATCGCACCGACGACACCCTGTCGCGCACCCTCGCGGTGGGTGAGGACTCCGTGTATTGCATTGCGGCCAAACAGGTGCTGGCCCTCGATATCGCGTCCGGTGAACAGCGGTGGGCCTACGGCACCCCCGATACGCTCGGCGCCGTCACCTTCGGCTCCGGCGCGATCTACGTCGGCGGCAACGACCGCAACCTCTACGCGATCAGCGCATGA
- a CDS encoding serine/threonine-protein kinase produces the protein MDDPRTIGRYCLLGRLGAGGMGEVFLGLSPGRRLVAVKVVHAHLARDREFRQRFAREVQAARSVGGFHAPTVVDADVSGPMPWSATEYIPAPALDEVVARFGPLPVESVWELARGMAEALQAIHAAGVVHRDLKPSNVLIAPDGPRVIDFGIAQSLGDGQTVTITGGVIGTPGFMSPEQARGDFVGPAGDIFSLGSVLIFAASGRGPFGDGDAVALLMRVANGAPDLSGAPPGTLGDLVAQCLSPNPAQRPRPIDLLTVLNRSHLPAPRGWLPTAVADGTQAYSRIIADVTRHAEVTIPDAGPRRTRPAVLVLALLAVIMIAVAGGLAYTVLRDTGNAGTAGTPAGPSTTNPVRAVRIPVQLSPAEVSLSADGSQLFVVGVSGGVQFIDTKTNTSLRTVKFDTAMFEDNAAVSPDGRRIYQPVAARKIIQILDAESGAEVGELGPVESPRHPDVSLDSKYVYAPDGNGLTVFDAEKKTPVGERIPIAQSPRKVWPLQDGSKWIIAEYSLMNQRKNDISIYHTASSTVTTIDVGVRTRGLGVSADGTRAVVTTWTANTAIILDLVTETVTGTVDLGTGGTGAALSADGSRAYVASGDTATISVIDTATAAIVDTIRVDQDPQGLVMSPDNRLYVANTSSGTVSVIDLG, from the coding sequence GTGGATGATCCGCGCACCATCGGCCGATACTGTCTGCTGGGCAGGCTGGGCGCGGGCGGTATGGGCGAGGTCTTCCTCGGCCTGTCCCCGGGCCGCCGTCTGGTCGCGGTGAAGGTGGTGCACGCCCACCTGGCCCGCGATCGCGAGTTCCGGCAGCGCTTCGCCCGCGAGGTGCAGGCCGCCCGCTCGGTCGGCGGATTCCACGCACCCACGGTGGTGGACGCCGACGTCTCCGGCCCGATGCCGTGGAGCGCAACCGAATACATTCCCGCCCCGGCCCTGGACGAAGTGGTGGCGAGATTCGGTCCGCTCCCGGTGGAATCGGTGTGGGAGCTCGCGCGCGGAATGGCCGAGGCCCTGCAGGCGATCCACGCCGCCGGCGTCGTCCACCGTGACCTGAAACCCTCGAATGTGCTGATCGCCCCCGACGGCCCCCGGGTGATCGACTTCGGCATCGCCCAATCGCTGGGTGACGGCCAGACGGTCACCATCACCGGGGGAGTGATCGGCACACCCGGATTCATGTCGCCCGAACAGGCGCGCGGCGATTTCGTCGGGCCCGCCGGTGACATCTTCTCCCTCGGATCGGTGTTGATCTTCGCCGCATCCGGTCGCGGCCCGTTCGGTGACGGCGATGCGGTCGCGCTGCTCATGCGGGTCGCGAACGGTGCCCCGGACCTGTCCGGTGCGCCCCCTGGGACGCTGGGAGACCTTGTCGCCCAATGCCTGTCACCGAACCCGGCACAGCGCCCACGGCCGATCGACCTGCTCACGGTCCTGAACCGCTCCCACCTGCCCGCGCCGCGCGGCTGGCTGCCGACCGCCGTCGCGGACGGCACCCAGGCGTATTCGCGAATCATCGCCGATGTCACCCGGCACGCCGAGGTCACCATTCCCGATGCCGGGCCCCGGCGGACCCGACCGGCCGTGCTCGTCCTCGCGCTGCTGGCGGTGATCATGATCGCCGTGGCGGGCGGGCTCGCGTACACGGTGCTGCGTGACACCGGCAATGCCGGCACCGCGGGCACTCCCGCTGGCCCGTCGACCACGAATCCTGTTCGTGCGGTGCGGATTCCGGTCCAGCTCAGCCCGGCGGAGGTGTCGCTGTCGGCCGACGGCTCGCAGCTGTTCGTCGTCGGCGTGAGCGGCGGTGTCCAGTTCATCGACACCAAGACCAACACCTCGCTGCGGACCGTGAAGTTCGATACGGCCATGTTCGAGGACAATGCCGCGGTATCGCCCGATGGACGTCGCATCTACCAACCTGTCGCCGCGCGGAAGATCATCCAGATCCTCGACGCGGAATCCGGCGCCGAAGTCGGTGAACTGGGGCCGGTCGAATCACCCCGCCATCCGGACGTCTCGCTCGACAGCAAGTACGTCTACGCCCCGGACGGCAACGGCCTCACCGTATTCGACGCGGAGAAGAAAACCCCTGTGGGAGAACGTATCCCGATCGCGCAATCGCCTCGGAAGGTCTGGCCGCTGCAGGACGGGAGCAAGTGGATCATCGCCGAATACAGCCTGATGAATCAACGCAAGAACGACATCTCGATCTATCATACCGCCAGCAGCACGGTCACCACCATCGACGTCGGCGTACGCACCAGGGGCCTGGGCGTCTCCGCCGACGGCACCCGGGCCGTCGTCACCACCTGGACCGCCAATACCGCCATCATCCTCGATCTGGTGACCGAAACAGTCACCGGCACAGTCGATCTGGGCACCGGCGGCACCGGTGCGGCGCTCTCCGCCGACGGCTCCCGGGCCTACGTGGCCAGTGGGGACACCGCCACCATCTCGGTCATCGACACCGCCACAGCGGCGATCGTCGACACCATCCGCGTCGACCAGGACCCTCAGGGCCTGGTCATGTCGCCCGACAATCGCCTCTATGTGGCCAACACCAGCTCCGGCACCGTCTCCGTCATCGATCTCGGATGA